The proteins below come from a single Cannabis sativa cultivar Pink pepper isolate KNU-18-1 chromosome 3, ASM2916894v1, whole genome shotgun sequence genomic window:
- the LOC115709709 gene encoding transcription factor MYB1R1: MSFPTSSNDSSSAAVPDDSGVGEFMLFGVRVVVDSMRKSVSLNNLSQYEQPQEVAAAATVAANNNNNAGKDDGGPGYASDNDVVHNSGGNRERERKRGVPWTEEEHKLFLLGLQKVGKGDWRGISRNFVKSRTPTQVASHAQKYFLRRTNHNRRRRRSSLFDITTDTVTAIPMEEEQYHNQDNACHSLSHPLPPLNPEPFNPSGRFSLHTTVSPSPIENLSLGQTHPEINNSTNTTAHPKLVRPIALHSIPHGTTIADFNLNLKSAVDPSPLSLKLALPTTNPRETPSSSSAARYSAFQSMSSFANGDSFITVA, from the exons ATGTCATTTCCGACCTCCTCCAACGACTCATCCTCCGCGGCCGTTCCTGATGATTCCGGCGTCGGCGAGTTCATGCTGTTTGGCGTACGTGTAGTTGTTGACTCCATGAGGAAGAGTGTGAGTTTGAACAATCTCTCTCAGTACGAACAGCCTCAAGAGGTTGCCGCCGCCGCTACTGTTGCggccaacaacaacaataacgcCGGAAAAGACGACGGCGGTCCAGGTTATGCCTCCGATAACGACGTCGTCCACAACTCCGGCGGGAACCGTGAGCGTGAGCGCAAGCGAG GTGTTCCATGGACGGAAGAAGAACACAAGCTGTTCTTGCTTGGATTACAGAAGGTTGGGAAAGGAGATTGGCGAGGAATATCCAGGAACTTCGTGAAGAGTCGAACCCCTACGCAGGTTGCTAGCCATGCTCAGAAATATTTTCTTCGCCGGACCAATCATAATCGCCGACGCCGTAGATCTAGCCTCTTCGATATCACCACCGATACG gTAACGGCAATTCCAATGGAAGAAGAGCAATACCATAATCAAGATAATGCTTGTCACTCACTTTCTCATCCATTACCACCACTGAATCCTGAGCCTTTCAATCCTAGTGGGAGGTTCTCTCTGCATACTACCGTTTCACCCTCTCCAATTGAAAATCTGTCATTAGGCCAGACACATCCAGAGATTAACAACAGCACCAACACCACAGCTCATCCTAAGCTCGTCCGCCCAATAGCGTTGCATTCCATCCCTCATGGTACAACTATAGCTGATTTTAATTTGAATCTGAAATCAGCTGTAGACCCATCACCTCTTTCTCTTAAACTAGCATTGCCAACAACGAATCCTAGGGAAACACCATCATCCTCATCGGCAGCTAGGTATTCGGCTTTCCAATCGATGTCAAGTTTCGCCAATGGTGATAGCTTCATCACTGTTGCTTGA